TCGATGGCCAGCGCTCCGCCCGCGAGGACCGCCGGGCCCGCGCCCCATCCCAGCCACGTGCCGGCGGCCAGGGCGCACGCGCACCAGGCGGGCGCCACGCGCCAGACGGAGCCCGGGCGCGGCAGGCCGCGCGCGGCCGCCGCGGCCGCGGCGGCCAGGGCGACGACGGGGAACAGCGCCACGATGTCGTTCGCGCCCGCGTGGCCCAGCGGATCCCACCTCCGCAAGAGCCTACGCGACGGCGCGCCGCATCATCCCGCGGGGGCCGCCGCGACAGGCGGCCGCGTCGACAGGCAGTCGAAGGGAGCAGCGGGTCAGCGCGGCTTCAGCCGCGGGTTCGGCGTGAGCCCGGGAATCCGGCCGCGCTTCGCGATCGGGCGGCCGTTCACTTCCTTCAGATCCAAGGTCATGTCGATCGGCCGGGCGGACGACACGTAGCTGCCCACGCCGAACCCCCCGGCGCCGGCCTCGCGCAGGGCGGGGATGCGCTCGGGCGTGACGCCGCCGCTCACGAAGATGCGGACGTGCGAGAAGCCGGCCTGGTCGAGGCGCGCGCGCACCTCGCGCACGAGGTCCGGCGTCACGCCGCCGCGCTCCGACGGCGTGTCCAGGCGGATCGACGACAGACGCGGACCGAGGGCCGCCGCGACGCGCAGCGCTTCCTCCGCCTCGTCCTTGAAGGTATCGACGAGCACGGTGCGCGGCTCCCCCTCGTCCACGACGGCGTCGTAGGCCTGGGCGACCGTGACGGTGTCGCCGACGATCAGGACGCAGGCGTGGGGAATCGTGCCCGTCGGCTCGCGGCCGGCGAGCTTCGCCCCGAGGATGCTGCTGGCCCCGTCGAAGCCGCCGACCAGAGCCGCCCGTTCCATCACCGGCGCCACCGCGGGATGCAGGTGGCGGGAGCCGAAGCAGATGACCGGCACGGGACCGGCCGCCGCCTTCACTTCCCGCGCCGCCGTCGCCCACGCGCTCGCGGACGCGAGGATGCCGAGGAGGGCCGTCTCGTACAGGCCGAAGGCGGAGTACGGCCCGGCGATGCGCATGACGACTTCCTTCGCCTCGAACGGATCGCCTTCGTCGAGGGACCAGACACGCACGTCGCGCCCGCGCAGGAGCTCCAGGCACTCCCCCAGGCCGGCCAGGATCCCCGG
This sequence is a window from Clostridia bacterium. Protein-coding genes within it:
- a CDS encoding nicotinate phosphoribosyltransferase, coding for MRVTAEIRSLEDVRRLQVDGTARLWSATHEEIRAGATADVYFVKTMEILKRLGLQDTPVVAEIFASRPGILAGLGECLELLRGRDVRVWSLDEGDPFEAKEVVMRIAGPYSAFGLYETALLGILASASAWATAAREVKAAAGPVPVICFGSRHLHPAVAPVMERAALVGGFDGASSILGAKLAGREPTGTIPHACVLIVGDTVTVAQAYDAVVDEGEPRTVLVDTFKDEAEEALRVAAALGPRLSSIRLDTPSERGGVTPDLVREVRARLDQAGFSHVRIFVSGGVTPERIPALREAGAGGFGVGSYVSSARPIDMTLDLKEVNGRPIAKRGRIPGLTPNPRLKPR